attaataattatatcATCAAAGCTGCCCTGCTGAAACTCCACACGGGTTAAGAAAACAAGGGACAGCAATTGCTTAGAGCATTTAACTGGAAGAAAAGGAGTCAGCACAGATACACTGTGTTCTCTACCAAGCccttagaaatgtattttgcaaTGGCACTCTGTCATGCAGCATGTGTGCTGCTACAGTTGTGAATATGACTACAGTAAAAACCACTTGGCTGAGATCACTGATAAACTGCTTGGAAAAACTGAGGTATTTTTGTTTCTCGTGGGAGATTTCTTTTTCCAGATATTtgcttatacatttttttaatgattacagTTACATCTTTCAAGGCCAGCAATGTATTCTACAGCAGCCCTCCTTGCTTTTATTTACCATAAAAACTGGTATTTGTTATTCTGCTCACATACGTTATTATCCAGATTCACTGGGTCCAATGAGCTGTTTCTAGTGGGAACACATCCATCACTCAGGTTTACTGTGAACTTGATTCAGTTTATCTCAACACCATGGCATAAAACTGAATTATCCATTAAAGTATCAGACCATGTTAGTCAGTACTTATCAAGCGGGACTTATCAAGCACCAACCCTTTaaaagaaatgctaaaagaaacacaaattacaTTCTGGGAAATCACAGAGTGCTAtgtttttggtgttatttttCCTGGAATGCACTGACAGTCTACTGTTTTGAGAGCTGTTATTTCTAGACCTCTAGACCGTCCatgtgttaaaatataaatagggcttctgttatttggtttttattcatttcatttttcagtgctgattttagctatttttgagttttatgtgattttttttttttttgttttcccccagggctttcgctttttatatactgtatgaaatgcattgtttttggttactttccattaatcattttaagtctccaatagaaatgtaggaatgtgctgccactcagtagtagGAAAGTAATCAGAAGGAATCAATGATAGacaggtcaggaaggagggacattgctaAGCTGCACTGTGAAAtgtagggtttttttgtgtgtgtgtttttttttgttttttttttaaatgggaaaggcgTGGTCAATATGAATCGAGTAAACATTTCCACAGATTCTCCTGTATTTGCTGGTGTTTACTGGCTCTACACAATTCAATTGTTTTTGTATCTGGgctgttttatctgtttttatcgGTTAAAGCCGAAAATCCAAAGCCCTAAATATAAACTGAAACTTACTAGGTTATTGAAcaaatttgttttctgcttttttgcaaaatgttttgaGATGCTTACCATGataaggcactatataaattTAAAGTACAACATTTATTGTTGAATATTGTTTTTTCCCcacactttattgttttttttttttcaataaatagaTTCATACATTGgtaaggaaaaaaatacataaatcagcAACACACAGTGTTTAACATTGCAGTAATCAAGCATGGCTTACCATAGTTTTTACACTGCAGGAATAGCATAGAGGAAGAGGAAGAtaaacagagaaagagagagagagagagagagagagagagagagagaatgggagaATGGGAGAAAGGGAACAGCAGGACACAGAGAGAAGaatagagagaagagagacacaCTGGGCAGATTTTTCTGTGTGTACCTGGAGTGCACATTTATGTTTGTATCTACTGAGTACATTTCAAATCCAGTGAAAATAAGAGAGAGGGGCAACCACATTTTATTCCAATAAACATTTTTGTCCTATTCAGTTACAGTGATGAGCATTGAGTAATTACCAGACTCTGCACTTCAGAGCACTTAAGAGAATACTCACAGCCTGTGATGTTTTACAGTGTCTTTTAGACTTTGTGAAATGGAATGtttaattgaaattgtatttatactgtattgttcAGGGCTAATGGGACCCAGCTAGTATTGTATCTGGGCTGCTCATACAACCATCCCAAAAACTGATGCAAATGACATACTCTACTTGTTAGAATGAATCAAATATGTATACCTTTTTTTGTGGAACTTGTGCACTACCTTGTGTACATTACAGAGACCAAAACCTGGGCAATGCATCTTACTTGTATACACAGCATTGAATgtgaatggaaaaacaaaagaggACAACCTtgactttttttcccctgaaTAAATTCATTTGGCATCACTTTCAGGAATTTGGGAAATTACTCATGCTCAATGATTCTGGAATCAAACATGCATGTCCATGACACATTGAGTTTGAATGGGGTATAACATCTTATTAAGCTCTGAATGTGTCTTTAGATTTGTTGCATCATTTTATTGAAGTGTAATATTCTTCTACTATACAGCTTATATATCTCATGTGAGTGTTAGGTTTTCTTAGTCATGAAACCACTGGCACAAATAGACTGAGTACAAAGAGTTCAAGAAAATACTCtatttactgcagtgtgtctTACAAAAGAATcccttatttctttatttcttaaacTATAAATGATGGGGTTTGCCATTGGGGTTGCAAAGGAGTAGCATACAGCGAGTAAGGTACGCGTATCAGAGGATATATTTTCAATCTTTACAACGATGTAAACAAATCCATTGGAAATGAAATATGTAAGAACAAGAATCAGATGTGAAGAACAAGTTGAAAAAGCCTTACGGCGACCGTCACCAGATCGTATTCTGAAAATGCAAATGATTATTCTAATGTAAGACCAAACAACTATCAAAAATGGAATATAAATTACAATCATTGCAACTGCAAGGGCCAGATCGATTAAAAATGTTGTGTCTGTACAGGCCAGTTGAACAACAGGTGGGTAATCACAAAACCAATAGATTAGTTTGTTTGGTCCACAAAATGGCAACTGAGCAGCTAAAATCACTGATATGATGGGCCCTAACAACCCTAAAATCCAGGCTATGGCTACAAGTATGACACACGTTCTGTCTGTAATAATAGTACTATAATGCAGAGGCTTACATATAGCAATATACCGGTCATAGGCCATTACAGTCAGAAGAAAGCATTCAGTACATTCAAAAGatagaaagaaatacatttgtaaaaagcaacCCTCAAATGAAATCACATTGTCTTTCATCAAACACACTGCTAACATTTTGGGGATAACAGTCGTTGTAATCATTATGTCAACAAAAGACAAATtccaaagaaaataatacattggGGTGTGAAGTCTGTGGTCTACCAGTACCAAAACTATAATCACAAGGTTCCCTATCAAAGTTATAAGGTAGACCAACAGAAGGGAGACAGAAAGTTCTGTATAGAACTCTTCAAGACTCCGTTCTCCACCAGCAATGACAAACTCTCTGACTGTAAAATTGCTCCTGTTAGAATCCAGCAACTGGAACATATCTGGAAGACAAAGTACAAAAACGTCATTGTATGTTTTGCTTCTTAAACATTATTACTTATCAAATTATCTTCTAATGTTACTGCGAAAAGAGCATAAATCTGGCATAAAACCATCACTGATATTACAATTAATTTAAGTAACATGCCAACGGCGTAcaatagtgttttaaaaaaaaaaaagtgatgttacatttctttttctaaGTGGATTAACAAACACaactcataaataataataaaaaaggctatGTTAGAAACAGACACAATGAAGTCTATTTACAATAATATTAGAATTTCAAGCCTGTTGTCTAttatctgtacatttttatttctactaACTTATGTGTTATATATAGAAGGTAATGACATGTAAGTATTATAAACAGTACTATCGGTTTTCTAATTAGCAATAATGATAAAGCTAAGCTTTAGATCTACCGGTAACTTACTTAGCAGGTTTTCTGGTGTTCCTGTACTGGTTGATCAAAATGGAATGAATGCTTGGCTATATTTCTGTGAGTTATAATATAGCCTCTGAGTTAAGATGTTGATTGGAATTTAAATTGAGcagcacagaaaaacaacacTTACATTTATTAGAGTCAAGGGTGCTCATTATCAAGGGGGCAAATTAAATCTCAATGTGTCTCCTTAGCTAAGATGTAAGAAGTACAATTAAAAGAATAACATGACAGTGCAGCCCAAGGCTGTGTCTTGTGACAGTGAGTTATTAATGTAGAatcaaaatataataattgttctGTATTATGACCCAGGTGGTTCTTTTTTAAAGGACTGGTTTAAAGTATAATGTACAGTAGCTTGAATGTACTCTGAATAACTTTTGAAGAGAAACAATAATGAAACATACAAACAAATGATAAAACCACACCACAATACACTAAATCCAAATAGAATACCCAAGTGTAAACGGCACAAaacttttaatacaataaatacacgaCTCCTGACTCCaattcacaaaaacaatattGGCTACATCTACTACAGAATGAAAACAGAGGTAGCAAACTATGATTGTTGCTCTattattctagaaaaaaaaaatcccttcacCTTGTCCTttttatctgaaataaaaacacatcagaactgtgaaaaaacggcaagttatcaaaagtgcccagccatttcaAGTGGAGATTTAGTTAACATATGATGGAAACACTCATCTTACCATATATTAAGGTTAATAAAAGTTcatttattttgggtttgtgaccacatatttatatacacaatatttagaaattacaaaggcaaatgtaaaaaaaaaaaaacagcaaatattaatttatttaacttttactcATTATATATTGTGGAAAAAGGTCTATGGTTTTGTTTGTATCCTAGTATGTGCTGACCGTAACTTACACGTAGCGTCACTTCCACATATGCTTCAAGCTCAAGTTCTTGGTTATCTGCTTGTGGTGGTCCGAGGTTTTCGTGcccagggccggattaaccttTTGTGGGCCTTAACTTTAGCCCAATGCACTCACCAGATTGAgttgtaaataaccacatcatcaatatacactgctgcatattcataaTGTGGGCGTAAGACTTGGTCCCTCAGTCTCTGAACGGCAgtgggcacaccatgtagcccaaacagccCTTGAGgggttgaaaatgcagttttctctctagaactgtgggttaaggggatctgccagtatccctttgtcaggtccagagtagagATAAACTTCACCATTCCCCATCTATTTAGAAACTCATCGACCagatatctgtatggtatatatggtcgaaaaactgtacttgctctagctacaaactaactgcgtcatctgtccctctgcctgaaccagtattgttaaataccagaataccagattacaaaaaatacattctgtaggcattactaaaataacagtggaggatgagccctcattgtatatgagactttttcttttgtgctccTCGGAATATCATTCCAACTTTTTTTAATCTCTtccaccgttcttttaataatgcctacactctaagaagtaaaggctctcgttagaaccactgtggagacctttttaggtgttTCTAAGAACcctttttacatggattctatattctctatttgcagactttcttttttgtcatgtaagctatgaaacatgtattgaaaactCGAGTtcgcaaaacaatacggtaccggtattataaaccgtaattcacaaactgacttgatcagagggttaaaaaattagctctttgcaaaatgttattaaatgtttctttgtccttaaaaacgatgtctccttcttgctgcagacaagcctcccacatcaccttcatttttatatagcctactgtctgaatgcggcaaattaacacctgcttttcagagttcttaaaataatcacgcaaatacgaggcctgcatttaccagcagctttaataaattagacggaatatttaacagacctcatttgcaaaatcccctcccaattttagtggttttgttcaaaaacaccccagaattacatatgcatatacagaattacaggtatcccgtcaatttgtcacacacttttcatcaccaacaattcatcgcCAACAATTAATCACCCGCAACAATTCATCACAGACAATAACTCactgattagggttagggttataagcgccgcaccggtcattttcacctgtagcgttttaatcagctgtgatatgataatgtaccctccgtGATAAATTGTTcttgatgaattgttggtgataaattgtcatagacccagAATTACATAAGCATCAAggctaaagcacacagagacattgcccccgcaaatcacgtattaattgtgtgtttatgccattgcatgggttttataaatcccatccaaaaATTCAAAACCCTCAGCACCTGTTTTACGGTCGTGAAACATGCGcagtccttttataaatctgggcctcaatGTTTTGAACGTACGTTGAAAACACTCCAAAGTGTTTTTGTGTGACTGCTTTGACCGTACCACACTGGGAGGGATTTTCCCCCTATACTGCAACAAATGGGGTGGATTTCAAAACGTTAGGGTGGAATGGCAACAAAAGACCCTTTTACAGatgcaaaaaatgtaaaacataatttctactattccacttacatttttaaacagtttgtgtggCCTTCAGGAAGTTGTCCTGCCAAAACcttgagaaaaaaacattatgcattctaaaatagatacataaacgCCTTGTTTTCATAAAAGTTAAATCTAATGTGTACAGCGAattgtgatttgtttattattctaaTTAATTCAGATATATCAGTTTTCATTTCTGAATCATTAGTTTGGGGAAAACCTGATTTCCTGTAAAGGTActgaatattttaaagaaatacatgtgtGTTAGAATGACCTCTTGTCCTGTCCTTACATTGTCTTGATGAGCTGGAGTAATTCCCATCACGATTTCACCACAAATCGAGGCCCATCTCAATCCAGTATTTTTGGATGCCAGCATCAACAATCTGCAACAGGCAGCATCGCAGgatggtatattattattattattattattattattattattattattattattattattattattaatgggcaGGTTGCTGTTTTGTGACTGTGGCAAAAGGATTTCATCAGAAGCAGCATAATAAGAGCGCCCATGTTTGTCAGAGCCATTGCCAGTGTAGGCCAGAGTACCAAGTAAAGTTACTGTTCATTcacaaagaaataaatcatttaatataaatgatatacacgtcacaataagtgcgttccctagtatatttccatgttgacaaaataagttaattgtcattaaactcgggtGTCCTGTAATACATATTCATATGCATGTTGATTAAAACTCCCTGGGGTCTTCAAAAacgtttttttgtgtttttttgcctGAG
The Polyodon spathula isolate WHYD16114869_AA chromosome 9, ASM1765450v1, whole genome shotgun sequence genome window above contains:
- the LOC121321199 gene encoding olfactory receptor 6N1-like; translated protein: MFQLLDSNRSNFTVREFVIAGGERSLEEFYTELSVSLLLVYLITLIGNLVIIVLVLVDHRLHTPMYYFLWNLSFVDIMITTTVIPKMLAVCLMKDNVISFEGCFLQMYFFLSFECTECFLLTVMAYDRYIAICKPLHYSTIITDRTCVILVAIAWILGLLGPIISVILAAQLPFCGPNKLIYWFCDYPPVVQLACTDTTFLIDLALAVAMIVIYIPFLIVVWSYIRIIICIFRIRSGDGRRKAFSTCSSHLILVLTYFISNGFVYIVVKIENISSDTRTLLAVCYSFATPMANPIIYSLRNKEIRDSFVRHTAVNRVFS